TGCCGGGCGCGGCCCCCCTCGGGGCCAGCGTATTGGCCCCAGAGGCCTTCCCAATAGAAATAGATCACCCCGTGGCCGCGCTCGGCCGCTAGCCGCACTTTCTCGCTGAGGGTGGGGATCGGTGTGGTGCGTCCGCCGAAGCCCGAGAGGATGCCGATTTCCACGGGGATCCCCCAGCTGCTGGCCTTCACGAGGGCCGGTTGCTGCAGATCGCGTTCGTAGCCCTTGAGCGAATAGGCGTAGTTCTGCACTACCAGTTCATCGATCAGCCCGCCCAGGGCCCACAGCTCCCAATCCTGCAGCCAGTGGTTGTAGGCAAAGCGGAATGGCCCTGGTGAGAGGCTCACATAGGGGCTGCCCTGACCGCTGCGTTTGAGGGTGGCGCGCAACTCCCGCAGCAGGCTGCTCAGCTGCTTGCGCCGCCACACCATCCAGGTGCGATCGGTGTGGTTGTCGGGGGGCTGAACGCCCTGCTCCCGTTCGTAAAGGGCGCGGGTGTAGGGGTCGTAGCCCAGCTCCACCGGCCAGGCGAAGTGGTCGTCGAGCTGGATGCCGTCCACCTTGCAGCGCTGCACGATCTCGCCGATCAGGCCCAGAAAGCGCTCGCGCACGCCCGGGTGGGCGGGGTTGAGCCACACCATCTCCTTGCCGTGCATGCTCATCGCTCTGCTGCCATCGCGCTTCTGCAGCACCCACTCCGGGTGCTGGCGCACCACGGCGGCATTCGCCGGCTCCATCAGGCCGTACTCAAACCAGGGAATCACCCGCAGGCCGCGGCGATGGGCCGCGCTGGTCATCACGCAGATGGGGTCGTGGCGGGCCCCCGATTGCAGCAGAGCCGGCTCCACCGGCGCCCAGCGGCTGCGGTGAAAGGTGGCGCCGCGACTCCACACGTTGGGATAGAGGGTGTTGAAGCCAGCCTCCGCCAGTTCCCCAACGGCCCGTTCGATGCGCTGGGGCTGGTAGTAGAGGGGGCTGGGGCTATTGGTGAGCCACACCCCAACCCGGCGTGAATCAGCCCAGGCCGCTGCCGGCAGCAGCGTGAGCAGCGCTGCTGCAATCCAGTGACGTTTGCGGCCCTTCCTCAACGGAACATCGAGCTCACCGAGCTCTCGTCGTGGATGCGCCAGATCGCTTCACCGAGCATGTTCGCCACCGACAGCACCTGCAGCTGCGGGAAGCGGCGATCGTCAGGCAGGGGGATCGAGTTGGTGACGATCACTTCCTCAAACAGTCCTGGAGCGGAGAGCCGCTCGATCGCCGGGCCGGAAAACACCGCGTGGGTGGCGCAGGCGAGCACACGGGTGGCGCCGTTCTCGCGCAGGAGGCGAGCGCCGGCGCAGATGGTGCCGCCGGTATCGATCATGTCGTCGATCAGGATCGCCGTTTTGCCCGCCACATCCCCGATCACGGTGAGGCTTTCGGCCACGTTGTGGCCGGAGCGGCGCTTGTCGATGATCGCCAGGGGCGCATCGTTCATCTGCTTGGCAAAGGCCCGGGCCCGCGCCACACCGCCCACATCGGGCGACACCACCACCACATCACCGAAATCGCGGCCAGCCAGGTAATCCACCAGCACCGGTGATCCGTAGATGTGGTCGCAAGGAATGTCGAAGTAGCCCTGGATCTGGGCGGAGTGCAGGTCCATCGCCAGCACCCGATCCACGCCGGAAACCGTGAGCAGGTTGGCCACCAGCTTGGCGGTGATCGATTCGCGCCCGGCGGTCTTGCGGTCAGCGCGGGCGTAGCCGTAGTAGGGGATCACCGCTGTGATCTGGCGCGCTGAAGCCCGCTTGCAGGCATCCACCATCACCAGCAGCTCCATCAGGTGATCGTTCACCGGAGCGCAGGTGGGCTGGATCAGAAACACATCGCAGCCGCGGATGGATTCCTGGATCTGGATGTAGAGCTCGCCGTCGGCAAAGCGCTTGATCACGCGGGGGCCATCGGGCACCCCCAGGTAGGCGCCGATCTCCCGGGCCAGGGCCTGATTGGCCGTGCCGCTGAACAGGCGCAGGCGCCGGGTGTCGTGGGCCACGTGCGCCTGTTCGACCCGTTCTGCGGTCAGGAAACTGGTCACGGCGGCCGCTGGCGCGAACGGTGGAACCCCGATCGTAGAAGCCGCCCGGATCTCTGGCCGCGCTCGATCGATGACCCTGCCCTCTCCCAGCGCTGAAATCCAACGCCCCGCCTGGCCTTCATCGGGGCTGGTGTTAGTGGCGCCTGGTGGCGTCAGCCCGGCTGAAGGGCAGTCCCTGGCAGCGTTGTTGGGCCTGCAACCGCTCGCCTGGAGCGCTGAGCAGGTGCTGGATGCTCCCGCCGCTTTGGCCAGCCTCTCCAGCGAAGCGCCGGGCTGGCTGTTGCCCCTGGCGCTTGATCCCGGCGCTGAGTTACCTCAGCCGGGTTGTTGGTGCGAGGCCCTGGGGGCCTGGCGGCAGGCGGTGCTGTTGCAGGTTCCGGCGGCGGCGGCCGGATCGGGTGTGGCTCGCGCCTATGCCGCTCTGTTGCAGGCCGCAGCTGTGCCCTTGGTGGGCCTGGTGCAGCGGGGCGGGCCCTGGGATCCCGATCGCCGACGGGCCGACGGCTTGCCCTGGCTGGGGTGGCTACCAGCGGCAGCGACGCCGCCCGGCAGCGACGACGACGCAGCCGCCCAGGCCCTGCGCCTGCATCTGATGGCTCGCTGGCAGCTCAGTTCGGCCAGGGGCGCTGAGCCTGCACATCCAGTGCCCTGAGTGGGCTCTTGGGCTGAACCGGCGGCCGCAGCGGCAGGGTGCGGAACTCCAGCCGCTCGCCGGGGCGCAGGGCGACGGCCAGCAGGCTCAAGGCCTCCGAGCGGGTGAGGTTGGTCTCCACCTGGCCCTGGAGCTGCTGGAGCAGATCCGGCAGTTGCGCCAGTTGCTGACGCTCCCCCATCTGCCGCAACACGCTCTCCACCGCCATCTGCTGGCGGTCGCGGCGGCGTGCATCGCCATCGGTTTCATCGCGGAAGCGCAGCAGTTGCTCCACCTGTTGGCCATCCATCACCTGGAGTCCACCTTCCAGGCGAATCGTGTACTTCTGCGTTTTGTCGGTGTAGCGCATGCTCCGGTCGGGGGAGAGCTCCACCCGGCCGATTCCGTCCACCAGATCCCGCAGGGCTGCCCTGGGCAGCACCATGTAGCGATCGGGCTGGCCCTTGGGTAGGCCCACCAGTTGGGCGGCTGCCCCAGCCACCAGAGCTGGGCCGCCCCGTTTGTAGAGGCTGCCAAGGGCCACCGGTCGCTTGTCGCCCGGCAATTGCACGGCGGTTTCCACCGGCAGGCTGAGCAGTTGCAGCGGCCCCTCCGGATTCACCTGCACCAGCAGCAGCGCATCGCTGTTGGCGGGAATCGCTGTGCTGCCGCTGCTGAGGCGATCGGCATCGGAGCCGATCAGGAGCACGCTGATGGCGCGGCCCGGCGGCTCGGCTAGATCAGCGGCGCTGGGGGGACCTTGCTCGCGGGCGCTGCGATCCCCTTCCGGCCAGATCGCCCCCAGCAGCGCCAGGCTGCTGGCTAGCCCCAGCCCGGCGGCCAGCAGGCGTAGGGCCGCCCGTTCTCGGGTGCGGCGCTGCGGGCGTGGCTGGGCGGGAGCCAAAGCGAATGGGCGATCAACATTCGCTCCACTTTGACCGAGCTGGTGGTTTTTGCGGCCCTTCCCCCAGGCGCCCTCGATAGGTTGTGCAGCCAACCACCACCGCTGAGCGGCTCCGTTGACTTCCGCTGCCTCCCCATCAGGTGCCGTGGCGCCCCATGAGCGCGCCAAACCGCTGGCCAAGGGCAGCGTGTATCCCGCCAAGGATCTCTGCAGCCAGTGCGGCCTCTGCGACAGCCGTTGGGTGGCCTATGTGAAAGACAGCTGCGCCTTCCTCCACCAGCGCTTTGAGGCGATGGAGGCGGCCGCCCACGGCCGCAGCCGCGACCTCGACAACGAGGACGAGCTCTATTTCGGGGTGCAGCAGCGCATGCTCACCGCCCGGCTGCAGCAGCCGATCGCCGGTGCCCAGTGGACCGGCATCGTGAGCCGCATCGGTGTGCGCGCCCTGGAAACCGGCCTGGTGGATGCGGTGCTGTGCGTGGGCCAGAGCGATGAGGATCGCTTCATGCCGGTGCCGCGGCTGGCGCGCACCCCTGAGGAGGTGCTGAGCGCCCGGGTGAACAAGCCCACCCTCTCCCCCAACCTGGAGGTGCTCGAGCAGCTGCCCGGCAGCGGCATCAAGCGCTTGCTGGCGATCGGCGTGGGCTGCCAGATCCAGGCCCTGCGGGCCGTGCAGCCCACCCTGCCCCTCGATGAGCTGTTTGTGCTGGGCCTCCCCTGCGTCGACAACGTGTCGCGCCAGGGGCTGCAGACCTTCCTTGAGAGCACGGTGAGCTCCCCCGACACGGTGGTGCACTACGAGTTCATGCAGGACTTCCGCATCCACTTCCGCCACAGCGATGGACGCGAGGAAACGGTGCCGTTCTTCGGGCTCGACACACCCAAGCTCAAGGACGTGTTCGCCCCCAGCTGCCTGAGCTGTTTCGACTACACCAACGCTGGCGCCGATCTGGTGGTGGGCTACATGGGCGCCACGTTTGGTCGCCAGTGGCTCACGGTGCGCAACCCCAAGGGGCAGCAGTTGCTCGATCTGGTGGAGGCCGAGCTCGACATCGCTCCGGTGAGCAGCAGCGGCCAGCGCCAGGCGGCGGTGCAGCAGGGCATCGAGGCCTACGACAAAGCCGTGAAACTGCCGATCTGGGTGGCCAACCTGATCGGTTTCTTCGTGGAGCGCTTCGGCCCGAAGGGCCTCGAATACGGCCGCTTCTCGATTGATTCCCACTTCACCCGCAATGCGGTGTGGCTGCGCCGCCATCACCCTGACAAGGTGGAAGAGCACATCCCGGCCTTTGCCCGCCGGATCATCAGCCGCTACCGGCTTCCGGATTGATGCGCAGGGCCGGCGTTCTGCTTCACCCCACGGCCCTGCCGGGAGTGCCGGTGTGCGGCAGTTTCGGCGCCGAGGCCCATCGCTGGCTCGACCTGCTGGCCGACCACGGCATCAAGGCGTGGCAGCTGCTGCCGCTGGCTCCCCCGGATGCGTTGGGTTCGCCCTACAGCTCCCCCAGCAGCTTTGCCCTCAACGCTTGGCTCCTCGATCCCGAGCTGCTGGTGGCAGAAGGGCTCCTGGAGCCCGCCGATCTTCGTGAACTGCCCCAGGGGGGTGATCCGGGGCGCTTGGATCTGGTGCGGGCTGACCAACGGGCCGAGCAGCTGGGTGGCGCCCTGCTGCGGCGTTACCCCCACTGGGAGCCGGTGCAACGGGAGCGCTTCGCCAGCTGGCGAGATCAGCAGCGCGCTTGGTTGGTGGATCACTGCCGCTTCTGGGTGCTGCGGCGGCGCTTTCATGCCCAACCCTGGTGGCAGTGGCCCCAGGCCTTGGCGTGCCGCCAGCGCTCAGCCCTGCGGGCTTTCGATGCGGAAGCGCACCAGCCCCTGCTGCAGGAGGCACTGGTGCAGTGGCAGTTGCAGGAGCAGTGGCAGCTCCTGCTGGATCACGCCCGCCAGCGCGGCATCCAGGTGATCGGCGATGTGCCGTTTTATGTGGCCCACGACAGCGCGGATGTGTGGAGTCATCGGCCGCTGTTTTCGGCCGCTGCTGATGGCAGCTTGAGCCAGCAGAGCGGTGTTCCCCCGGATTACTTCTCAGCCACGGGGCAGCTGTGGGGCACGCCTGTGTACCGCTGGCCCCTGCACCGACTCACGCGCTTTCGCTGGTGGATCCGGCGGCTCCAGCGTCAGCTGAGCCTGGTGGATCTGCTGCGGTTGGATCACTTCCGTGCCCTGGAGTCGGCCTGGTGTGTGCCAGGAGGTGATCGCACGGCTGAACGCGGCAGCTGGCGCCCCTCACCGGGTGCGAGCCTGCTGCGCCGCTTGAGCCGCCGCTACCGCGGCCAGCAACTGCCGCTGATCGCTGAAGACCTGGGCGTGATCACTCCCGCGGTGGAAGCCCTGCGTGATCGCTATGGCCTGCCGGGCATGAAGATCCTCCAGTTCGCCTTCGACGGCGATCCCAGCAATCCCTATCTGCCGGCCAACTACCGCGGCCACAACTGGTGTGTGTACACCGGCACCCATGACAACGCCACCTGCATCGGCTGGTGGCAGCAGCTCAGCGATGAGCAGCGCCATCAGGTGGAACAACTGCTGGGGCCGGTTCAGGCGCCGGGTTGGCAATTGCTGGAGCTGGCCTTGGCCAGTGAGGCCGATTGGGCCGTGGTGCCCCTCCAAGATCTGCTGCATCTGGGTGATGAGGCGCGCTTCAACACCCCGGGCACCTGCGCTGGCAATTGGCAGTGGCGCTTGAGCTGCAGCGTGGATCAGATCAGCGGTCCACTGAAGGGGTTTGGGGAGTTGGCGCAGCGCCACCAGCGTTAGGGGTTGGTTGCGGCAAGGGCAGCCGGTACTGGCCCGGCTGCTTGCTGAGTGGCGCCAGTGCTGCGCCGTTCCAGAGCACCTCAGCTGCTTTCGGGGTGGGGTAGACGCTCAGCTCCAGCGGTGGTTCGAGTTGCCACACCAGCTGGCCTTTGGCGCCGCTGAGCTGGGAGCGCTGGCCGCTCTCGCTGCGCAGATTGATGGTGCTGGCTTGGCTGAGGTTGAGCTCGAGAACCCCCAGCGCCGGTGGTTCGGCTCCGGCTTGTTGGAGTTGGTTGAGAGCTGTGCGGCCCAGCCCGCGGCTGGCCTGTTGCAGGGGCCGCAGCTCGGGGAAGGCCCCGAGCAGGGTGGTGCCGGGGGCGGCGGGTTTGCGCTGTTCGGATGCCGGCAGCGGCGCGATCGGATTGAGGCTGAGCAGGTTGGCCGCGGCCAACTGGCGTTGCTGCAGGTTGAGGGCGTAGATCAAGCCCAGGCAGAGGCCGCCATAGAGCAGGCCTCCCTGCCAGGTGCTGAACACATCGATCGAGCCCGGGGTGAAGCGCTTGAGCAGCCCTCCACCGGTGCCGCGGGGGCCGTGCTGGGGGCTCTGGGGGGGCAGCGCCACATCCAGGCTGCCGGCCGGCAGGCCAAGGTGCTGCTCGATCAGGGGCAGCATCGTGCGCAGATAGGCCCCCTCCGGCAGACGATCGCGCCAGCCTCGCTCGAGTGCTTCCAGTACGGGTGTGCTGATGCGGGTTTCCAGGGCCAGTTGCCGCAGATTGAGGCCCCGGGCTTCGCGCTCCTGGCGCAGCCGCCGGCCTACGGCCAGGAGGGGATCCTCCTGCGCATGAGCTGTGCCGTTGTCCCCCGCCCGCTGGCCGGCGCCCCGCCCGAACAGGCGGCCAAGGCGGGGCAGGCGTGGGGCAAGGCTGGGCATTAAGGCCGGGGATGTGGGTGTGGCCATTCTTGGGGATCCAGGCGCCTCCAGCGACCCTCCGGCAGCGCGCCCAGCTCGATCGAACCGATCGCCACCCGCTGCAGATCGAGCACGGGATGGCCCAGGAGTTCGGCGGTGCGGCGGATCTGCCGGTTGCGCCCCTCGTGCATCACCAGCTGCAGCTGGGTGGCATCGCGCTCCTGATCGAGCCGATGCAGGGTCACCGGTTGGCTGGGCTGCCCGTCGAGGGGCACCCCACGGGCCCAGCGGTCGAGCACCGTCTGGCTGGGTTGGCCGCGCACCCAGATCCGGTAGGTCTTGCTGTGCTGAAAGCGGGGGTGGGTGAGCTGCAGGGTGAGATCGCCGTTGTTGCTGAGCAGCAGGGCGCCGCGGCTCTGAAAATCAAGTCGTCCCACCGGATGCAGCCCCTGCCCCCGGGCCAGCTCGGGCGGCAAGAGGTCGAGCACGATCGGCCGGCCTTCCGGGTCGTGGCAGCTGCACATCACCCCGGCCGGCTTGTTGAGCAGCAGGGCCAGAGGGGGGTGCGCCGGCCGCAGGGGCTTGCCGTCGATGCAGATGGCATCGCGTTCGGGATCAGCCCGCTCTCCGAGCTGGGCGGTGCGGCCATTCACGCTCACGCGCCCTGCCCGCAACAGGGTTTCCGCGTGCCGGCGTGAGCCGAGGCCGGCGGCCGCGATCAGCTTCTGCAGCCGCTCTTCGGGCATCACCAGCGCCGTGGTTCCTTCATTTTGCCCAGAAAAAAGGTGGTAGGTTTACGAAACACCTGAGTTTCGTAAACCCGTCGCTTCATGCCCTCGCTTCCGGTGATCCGTTCCGAGCGTGATGCCGCTGCCCTCGCGGGCGGCACCGACCTGGTGCGCTCCTACCTGCGGGACATCGGGCGGGTGCCGCTGCTCACCCACGAGCAGGAGATCACCCTCGGCCGCCAGGTGCAGGAGCTGATGGCCCTCGAGGAGCAGCGCGAAGAATTGCGCCTGCGGGCCGGCGGGGACGAGCCCACCGATGCAGAACTGGCCGCGGCGGCTCAGCTCACCCCCCAACAGCTCAAGAAGCGCCTGCGCTCTGGCCAGCGCGCCAAGGAGCGGATGGTGGCAGCGAACCTGCGCCTGGTGGTGAGCGTGGCGAAGAAATACACCAAGCGGAACATGGAGCTCCTGGATCTGATCCAGGAGGGCACGATCGGTTTGGTGCGGGGCGTGGAGAAGTTCGACCCCACCCGCGGCTACAAGTTCTCCACCTATGCCTATTGGTGGATCCGCCAGGGCATCACGCGGGCGATCGCGGAGAAGAGCCGCACGATCCGCCTGCCGATCCACATCACCGAAACCCTCAACAAGCTCAAGAAAGGCCAGCGCGAACTGAGCCAAGAGCTGGGCCGCACCCCCACGGTGACGGAGCTGGCGGAGTTTGTGGAGCTGCCGGAGGAGGAGGTGAAGGACCTGCTCTGCCGCGCCCGCCAACCGGTGAGCCTGGAAACGAAGGTGGGCGACGGCGACGACACCGAACTGCTGGATCTGCTGGCGGCCGACGGCACCCAGCCGGAGGAGCTGGTGGATGGCGAGTGCCTGCGCAGTGACATGCGCGATCTGCTTGATCAGCTGCCGGAGCTGCAGGGCCGGGTTTTGAAGATGCGCTACGGCATCGGCATCGAAGAGCCGATGAGCCTCAGCTCCATCGCCCGCGAACTGGAGATGAGCCGCGACCGAGCCCGCAGCCTCGAGCGCCGCGCCCACGAAGAAATGCGCCGGCTCTCGAAGCAGATGGGGGCCTATCTGGCGGCTTGAGGCCTCAGAAAAACTGATCGAAGTTGTCGAAGTCCACGGCACTGAAGGTGCCGTTCTCCACCTGCAGCATCAGCCGCTCCAGCTGCACCCACAGCGCTCCGGCTGTGGCCAGAGACAGCAGCAGGGCCACCAAGTAGGCGGCTCCGGCCGCGAAGCCGAACACCTGCAGGCTGCCGCCGATGAACAGGGTGATCCCCAGCACGATGCCGCTGTAGCTGAGGTTGGTTTCAAAGCAGCCGAGGGGCAGCAGCGCGAGGCGATCCTGTTTCCAGCCGTTCAGCTTGTCCTGCACCAGGCGGGCAAAGGTGAGGCCGCAGAGCACACCCATGGCCAGCCCCACACCGGCCACCACGTAGGGCGGTTGGAGGTAGGGCGCGAACTCCAGCAGGATCTCCTGGGCATCCAGGTCGCCGTAGTCGCCGCTGGCCAGGTCCTGGGCGGCTTCGCTCAGGTTGATCGGGGCCAGAGACATCGCGGTGCGTTCAGGTGGCGCCGACCCTAAGCGGCCAGGGGATTGAGGCGAGTGAGCAGCTGATCGCGCAGGCGCCGCACCAGGCGCTGGGGCGCAAACGTGCGGCCGAGCAGCTCGAACAGGTCCCGCAGGTCTTCGGTGTTGAGGCGGTCGTCGCGCACGAGGGTGAGCAGCAGGCGCTCTCGGATGCTGCGGCCCTCCTGGCCAAGCAGCAGCTTCAGGCCGGCGCCAGCCACAGGCAGCAGCTCGGCCCCCACGGCGCTCTCATCGTTTTCCACCACCGCCAACAGGCTTTCGAGCCGTTGAACCTGCAGGCGGCCATCGCGGTCGAACAGCACCTCGAGCAGCTTCTCGCGCATCTCGGCGGTGTCGCCCGCCAGCAGGCGCTTGGCCACGTAGGGATAGGCCACACGGATGATGCGGAAGCTGGGATCGAGCCGCAGCGCCAGGCCCTCCTGGCTCACCACCGCCCGGATAATCAGGGCGAAACGAGCCGGCACCCGGAAGGGATAGGCGTACATCAGCTCCGAGAAGCGATCGGTGATCGCCTTGAAGTTGAAGGAGCCCACGTTGTCGCCCAGGGCGCCGCCGAGCACCTCTTCCAGCGCCGGCACGATTGGGGCCAGATCGGTGTTGGGGTTGAGAAAGCCCAGATCCACGAAATCCCGGGCCAGCGACGTGAAGTCGCGATTGATCAGGTGCACCACGGCGCCGGTGAGGGTGAGCCGGTCGCTGTCGCTGATCGAATCCATCATCCCGAAGTCCACATAGGCCAGATGGCCCAGGGCGCCGGTTTTGCCCGGTAGGGCAAAGAGGTTGCCGGGATGGGGATCGGCGTGGAAGTAGCCGAACTCGAGCAGTTGCTGCAGGCCCGAGATCACGCCGGTGCGGATCAGCGAGGCCGGATCGAGGCGCTGGGCTTCGAGCTCCTGGCGCTGCTGCAGCTTGGTGCCGTTGATCCAGGTGGTGGTGATCACGCGCTGGGCCGAAAGGCTGCGGTCCACCCGCGGCACGATCACCGCCGGATTGCTGGCAAACAGGCGCCCGAAGCGTTCGGCATTGTCGGCCTCCCGGCGGTAGTCGATCTCTTCGAAGAGCGAACGGCCGAATTCATCGATGATCTCGCCCAGGCCAAAACCCAGGTTGAGCGGCAACAGCGGCGCAGCCACCACCCCCATCAGCCGGATCAGCACCATGTCGCG
This sequence is a window from Synechococcus sp. HK05. Protein-coding genes within it:
- a CDS encoding glycoside hydrolase family 10 protein, which translates into the protein MAAALLTLLPAAAWADSRRVGVWLTNSPSPLYYQPQRIERAVGELAEAGFNTLYPNVWSRGATFHRSRWAPVEPALLQSGARHDPICVMTSAAHRRGLRVIPWFEYGLMEPANAAVVRQHPEWVLQKRDGSRAMSMHGKEMVWLNPAHPGVRERFLGLIGEIVQRCKVDGIQLDDHFAWPVELGYDPYTRALYEREQGVQPPDNHTDRTWMVWRRKQLSSLLRELRATLKRSGQGSPYVSLSPGPFRFAYNHWLQDWELWALGGLIDELVVQNYAYSLKGYERDLQQPALVKASSWGIPVEIGILSGFGGRTTPIPTLSEKVRLAAERGHGVIYFYWEGLWGQYAGPEGGRARQQALERLHQSLFNASLSPRR
- a CDS encoding ribose-phosphate pyrophosphokinase, with the protein product MTSFLTAERVEQAHVAHDTRRLRLFSGTANQALAREIGAYLGVPDGPRVIKRFADGELYIQIQESIRGCDVFLIQPTCAPVNDHLMELLVMVDACKRASARQITAVIPYYGYARADRKTAGRESITAKLVANLLTVSGVDRVLAMDLHSAQIQGYFDIPCDHIYGSPVLVDYLAGRDFGDVVVVSPDVGGVARARAFAKQMNDAPLAIIDKRRSGHNVAESLTVIGDVAGKTAILIDDMIDTGGTICAGARLLRENGATRVLACATHAVFSGPAIERLSAPGLFEEVIVTNSIPLPDDRRFPQLQVLSVANMLGEAIWRIHDESSVSSMFR
- a CDS encoding LCP family protein is translated as MAPAQPRPQRRTRERAALRLLAAGLGLASSLALLGAIWPEGDRSAREQGPPSAADLAEPPGRAISVLLIGSDADRLSSGSTAIPANSDALLLVQVNPEGPLQLLSLPVETAVQLPGDKRPVALGSLYKRGGPALVAGAAAQLVGLPKGQPDRYMVLPRAALRDLVDGIGRVELSPDRSMRYTDKTQKYTIRLEGGLQVMDGQQVEQLLRFRDETDGDARRRDRQQMAVESVLRQMGERQQLAQLPDLLQQLQGQVETNLTRSEALSLLAVALRPGERLEFRTLPLRPPVQPKSPLRALDVQAQRPWPN
- a CDS encoding Coenzyme F420 hydrogenase/dehydrogenase, beta subunit C-terminal domain; translated protein: MTSAASPSGAVAPHERAKPLAKGSVYPAKDLCSQCGLCDSRWVAYVKDSCAFLHQRFEAMEAAAHGRSRDLDNEDELYFGVQQRMLTARLQQPIAGAQWTGIVSRIGVRALETGLVDAVLCVGQSDEDRFMPVPRLARTPEEVLSARVNKPTLSPNLEVLEQLPGSGIKRLLAIGVGCQIQALRAVQPTLPLDELFVLGLPCVDNVSRQGLQTFLESTVSSPDTVVHYEFMQDFRIHFRHSDGREETVPFFGLDTPKLKDVFAPSCLSCFDYTNAGADLVVGYMGATFGRQWLTVRNPKGQQLLDLVEAELDIAPVSSSGQRQAAVQQGIEAYDKAVKLPIWVANLIGFFVERFGPKGLEYGRFSIDSHFTRNAVWLRRHHPDKVEEHIPAFARRIISRYRLPD
- the malQ gene encoding 4-alpha-glucanotransferase — its product is MRRAGVLLHPTALPGVPVCGSFGAEAHRWLDLLADHGIKAWQLLPLAPPDALGSPYSSPSSFALNAWLLDPELLVAEGLLEPADLRELPQGGDPGRLDLVRADQRAEQLGGALLRRYPHWEPVQRERFASWRDQQRAWLVDHCRFWVLRRRFHAQPWWQWPQALACRQRSALRAFDAEAHQPLLQEALVQWQLQEQWQLLLDHARQRGIQVIGDVPFYVAHDSADVWSHRPLFSAAADGSLSQQSGVPPDYFSATGQLWGTPVYRWPLHRLTRFRWWIRRLQRQLSLVDLLRLDHFRALESAWCVPGGDRTAERGSWRPSPGASLLRRLSRRYRGQQLPLIAEDLGVITPAVEALRDRYGLPGMKILQFAFDGDPSNPYLPANYRGHNWCVYTGTHDNATCIGWWQQLSDEQRHQVEQLLGPVQAPGWQLLELALASEADWAVVPLQDLLHLGDEARFNTPGTCAGNWQWRLSCSVDQISGPLKGFGELAQRHQR
- a CDS encoding RodZ family helix-turn-helix domain-containing protein; this translates as MPSLAPRLPRLGRLFGRGAGQRAGDNGTAHAQEDPLLAVGRRLRQEREARGLNLRQLALETRISTPVLEALERGWRDRLPEGAYLRTMLPLIEQHLGLPAGSLDVALPPQSPQHGPRGTGGGLLKRFTPGSIDVFSTWQGGLLYGGLCLGLIYALNLQQRQLAAANLLSLNPIAPLPASEQRKPAAPGTTLLGAFPELRPLQQASRGLGRTALNQLQQAGAEPPALGVLELNLSQASTINLRSESGQRSQLSGAKGQLVWQLEPPLELSVYPTPKAAEVLWNGAALAPLSKQPGQYRLPLPQPTPNAGGAAPTPQTPSVDR
- a CDS encoding pseudouridine synthase, with protein sequence MPEERLQKLIAAAGLGSRRHAETLLRAGRVSVNGRTAQLGERADPERDAICIDGKPLRPAHPPLALLLNKPAGVMCSCHDPEGRPIVLDLLPPELARGQGLHPVGRLDFQSRGALLLSNNGDLTLQLTHPRFQHSKTYRIWVRGQPSQTVLDRWARGVPLDGQPSQPVTLHRLDQERDATQLQLVMHEGRNRQIRRTAELLGHPVLDLQRVAIGSIELGALPEGRWRRLDPQEWPHPHPRP
- a CDS encoding RpoD/SigA family RNA polymerase sigma factor, whose protein sequence is MPSLPVIRSERDAAALAGGTDLVRSYLRDIGRVPLLTHEQEITLGRQVQELMALEEQREELRLRAGGDEPTDAELAAAAQLTPQQLKKRLRSGQRAKERMVAANLRLVVSVAKKYTKRNMELLDLIQEGTIGLVRGVEKFDPTRGYKFSTYAYWWIRQGITRAIAEKSRTIRLPIHITETLNKLKKGQRELSQELGRTPTVTELAEFVELPEEEVKDLLCRARQPVSLETKVGDGDDTELLDLLAADGTQPEELVDGECLRSDMRDLLDQLPELQGRVLKMRYGIGIEEPMSLSSIARELEMSRDRARSLERRAHEEMRRLSKQMGAYLAA
- a CDS encoding AarF/ABC1/UbiB kinase family protein, producing the protein MLSSPAHRYDPGADLRWLLLRPWLLISRLVVLLSQLLGLALVLAVQSGSRDPKVQQRLGQRIFTTLTNLGPCFIKLGQALSTRPDLVRRDWLDELTKLQDNLPAFPHAIALQTIEEELGAPVEQLFEEFPDHPVAAASLGQVYRAKPVGGSWVAVKVQRPRLTQQLRRDMVLIRLMGVVAAPLLPLNLGFGLGEIIDEFGRSLFEEIDYRREADNAERFGRLFASNPAVIVPRVDRSLSAQRVITTTWINGTKLQQRQELEAQRLDPASLIRTGVISGLQQLLEFGYFHADPHPGNLFALPGKTGALGHLAYVDFGMMDSISDSDRLTLTGAVVHLINRDFTSLARDFVDLGFLNPNTDLAPIVPALEEVLGGALGDNVGSFNFKAITDRFSELMYAYPFRVPARFALIIRAVVSQEGLALRLDPSFRIIRVAYPYVAKRLLAGDTAEMREKLLEVLFDRDGRLQVQRLESLLAVVENDESAVGAELLPVAGAGLKLLLGQEGRSIRERLLLTLVRDDRLNTEDLRDLFELLGRTFAPQRLVRRLRDQLLTRLNPLAA